From one Eucalyptus grandis isolate ANBG69807.140 chromosome 9, ASM1654582v1, whole genome shotgun sequence genomic stretch:
- the LOC120288531 gene encoding glycine-rich cell wall structural protein-like, whose protein sequence is MHEQAKVAVKQASDTSAGGARGFGAAVGRRARGGGVGCHPGGQHGEKSGGGSEGARAAGAIVGRARASCRSQVTGEGSGSGGAVWIAASRLVFGSEGVSRGVDDRRTAESLPVRRVGGAGGASDAGRRDVGLRGGHG, encoded by the coding sequence ATGCACGAGCAAGCGAAGGTCGCGGTGAAGCAAGCCTCGGATACTAGTGCAGGCGGAGCGCGGGGCTTTGGTGCGGCGGTGGGacggcgagctcgaggcggtGGCGTCGGGTGTCACCCGGGAGGGCAGCACGGCGAGAAGTCCGGCGGCGGGTCGGAGGGCGCACGGGCTGCCGGTGCGATCGTCGGGCGGGCGCGGGCGAGCTGCAGATCGCAAGTCACGGGAGAGGGTTCAGGTTCGGGCGGGGCAGTTTGGATTGCGGCGTCGCGGCTGGTCTTCGGCTCCGAAGGTGTGTCGCGCGGCGTCGATGACCGGCGAACAGCAGAGTCGCTGCCGGTGCGGAGGGTAGGCGGGGCCGGCGGTGCGAGTGACGCCGGTCGGCGGGACGTCGGGTTGCGCGGCGGTCACGGCTAG
- the LOC120288532 gene encoding uncharacterized protein LOC120288532, translated as MHEQAKVAVKQASDTSAGRSAGLWCGGGRQELEAVASGVAREGSMARSPAAGSEGSTGYWCDRRAEAQASCRSQVTGEGSGSGGAVWIAASAAGLRLQTVSGKASMTGEQQSRCRCGGRAGGASDAGRAGRRVAAAVTASRAASDASRQESGGKRRSRREVGRRGGRGTPRRAAEVRMTG; from the coding sequence ATGCACGAGCAAGCGAAGGTCGCGGTGAAGCAAGCCTCGGATACTAGTGCGGGGCGGAGCGCGGGGCTTTGGTGCGGCGGTGGACGGCAGGAGCTCGAGGCGGTGGCGTCAGGTGTCGCCCGGGAGGGCAGCATGGCGAGAAGTCCGGCGGCTGGGTCGGAGGGCAGTACGGGCTACTGGTGCGATCGTCGGGCAGAGGCGCAGGCGAGCTGCAGATCGCAAGTCACGGGAGAGGGTTCAGGTTCGGGCGGAGCAGTTTGGATTGCAGCGTCGGCCGCTGGTCTTCGGCTCCAAACGGTGTCGGGCAAGGCGTCGATGACCGGCGAACAGCAGAGTCGCTGCCGGTGCGGAGGGCGGGCCGGCGGTGCGAGTGACGCTGGTCGGGCGGGACGTCGGGTTGCAGCGGCGGTCACGGCTAGCCGGGCGGCGAGCGACGCGAGTCGGCAGGAGTCGGGCGGCAAGCGACGCAGTCGGCGGGAAGTCGGGCGGCGCGGCGGTCGCGGGACGCCGAGACGTGCGGCGGAGGTCCGGATGACCGGTTGA